The sequence ATTTTTATCTATTAAAGCTCTAAAGATCATTTTGATACTATTTATTACGCTTTAATAGCAACTATTTCTTTTTGTTGAAAAATTGACTATTTCTGATAATCTGAAGTATCCAAATGCAAGCTGAAAATATTCTTTACTTGAAACTTCGATTCTTCATCTTGATATTTTTCAGCAATTTTTTTCTTGAAATTCCATATAGTATTTCTTCTAAGATTAAGCATTTCAGACAGCTCATCTAATGTATATTCATTCGCATCATGACTCATGATATATAGGATATAAAATGCTTTTTCTAAAGGAAATTTTACTCGATGGAAAATAGTATTACTGGTAATTGATTCATCATAGCCGCACTTGGTACACCTCTTCGAGAACGTGTGATGGCCTTTGGAAAATTTCTTGTTTTCACACTTGATGCAATGAAACCCATTTCCCCATTTAAGCTTATCCAAAAAGTTTAAACAGGTCAATTCACTCGGAAATATTTCATTGAACTGCTCATACGTAAGGTTTTTATTAATCAATCGATCTTGCAAAACTTCCTTGATATTGTTCTTCAGTTTCCAATTGTCCAAATCAAGTTTGGAATTGATTTTATTGATAGCTTCTGTTTGCTGAAACAGTTGCTGATTGGTCTCTGCTAACTCCATGTTTTTCTCTTCAAGCTGCTTGGTTCGTTCCCCGATTTTTTCTTCCAGTTCTCTATTCACTTTATCTTTTAGTTCAGCATTTTCTTTATGCTGCGCAATGGATCTTTTCAAAGCTCTATCTCGATTGTCTTTTAGTATTCTTACTCGATCACTAAGCGCAAATGTTAGAAACAACATTTCCAACAAAAAGCAGACATGCAGACTGTAGTAAGAAAGTATGATGAAAGGGATGATAGACAGAAACAACAATGCCTTGATCAAGAAACCAAGAAAAAGCATGCCATAGGCTAATACGAAAAACCTTGCTGGCTTATATCCCTTATACCAAACGCGTATGCTGCTGTAGAAAATCAAGGTCATGGGGATCAATTCTATATTTCGATACTCAAAAAGCTCATGATCAAAAAGCAAGGCAATAACAAATATGACTGTCCTGATAATGATTGTCCATGTTAAGATCTTATGTAATCTGGGTGACCTGACTTTCGTATTAAGAAAGCGCCTGGTAAACAATAGCGACCAGAATATCAATGAAAACAGAGCTGTGCCGTAAGCTATTTGATTCCACCCTGGTAGATTGGGCCACAAATATTGATAGGCAATGCCATCAACGCACATAGCGTACACAAATACACTTGCAATGTAGAAGGTGTAATAAAGGTACTTGCGCTCTCTGATTGCAGAAAAAATCAGGAGATTGTATATGGAAACGATAAAGATCATCCCATAGAAAATGCCATAGAGGAAATATTCATTTAAAGAGTAGTAAACAAAACGATTTACTGTTCTAACAGCTAGCCGAATGTCGGCATAGGAATGAGACTTGACACGGAAGTACACCTCTTGCTTTCCTTTAATATCTGAATTAATTAGCCATTCAAAATTTTTATGAGCAAAGGATTTCTCACCGAAAGGAAAATAGTCTCCAGCTTCATCTTTCTGGTATCCATCGCTTACTTTAGGGATGTATGCAGTAATACTATCAATGGTTTGATCATAAAACTCTATCATCCACTGCCCTTCTGATTTTACTGGTATTTCTAATGTTAGCTTAACCCAATAGGTACATGTCACACAGTAATCTTTGGGCTTGAATTGATCATGCACTTCAAATTTCTCAGATCTACTTAGCACATCATCGAATGTCAATACTCCAATACTATCTATTAAGATATCAAGTGTATTTATCGGTCGAAGAAATTCATCACGATCACCATCTAAGTAGAGATGATCACCATTTGATGAACCTATTGACTGGATTAAAAAAAGGTATAAAAATGCCTTTATCATAATATGACCTGAACTTGATTGTCATTTGATAAACCCTAAATTAGTATTGTTTTGAGTAATCTAAACCAGCGAAATAGTAAATACTCCCTGCTATTAACCAGACTTCACATAAACAAATATCTTTACATATGAATTCTGTCTTATCAACTATCATTAATGTAGGTGTTTCATCAGAAATGCCTTTTGATAAGTCCAGACAGTTTCGATTGGTTAATATTTCTACTTTACTAGCTGCAGGAACTACACTGCCGTATATTTTTATCTTTTTCTATAAAGATATCTTTCTTGGAATAGTGGCTCTCTTATTCTTTCTAAGTTTTTGTTCTTGCTTATTACTAACAAAACGAAGAAACTATTCAAAATCAAGGATTCTACTATACGTACTTTCATGCACTTATCTCTTCGTTGTATCATCTGCTTTAGGAAGAGCGGCAAGTCACCATTTGATGCTTATTCCAGTTTTGCTGAGTATCGTCCTGGTTTTTGATTTTGAAGAAAAGTCCAAACTTATTTCGCTTATTGGGTTGGTTTTATTCACTTTTATAGCTCTTGAGCTTACAGATTTTTCACTTTTCTCCATTCCCCTAACTATCCAGGAAAGTAGACTTTTCTACTACGGCAGCTTGTCTGTAGCTGTTCTTGGTTCTACGACTATTGGAATATTTTATTTCTACCTCTTTGGTAAACAATTAGAGAAAAATCGGGAGATGATAGAAACAAGTAAGGAAATCGAGCATACGATCAATTATTTTTCTTCCTCCCTATTTGGGAAGAATTCGGTTGATGAAATTTTATGGGATGTAGCCAAAAACTGTATCGGAAGACTAGGGTTCGTAGATTGTGTTATCTACTTGCTCGATGAAAGCAAGCAACTTCTCATTCAAAAGGCAGCTTTTGGAAGTAAGAATCCTTACGCATTTGAAATATATAAACCAATGGACATCCCAGTTGGGGATGGAATAGTTGGACGAGTGGCTGAGACGAAAGAGGCCATTATGATAAAGGACACTTCCGTGGATAAAAGATATATAGCCGACGATCAGAGACGATTGTCGGAGCTCGCTGTTCCACTGATTTACAATCAAAGGATAATTGGTGTCATTGATTCAGAGCATCATAAAAAAGACTTTTTTACTATTCGGCATCTGAATGTTCTGAAGACCATTTCTTCTTTATGCGCTAACAAAGTGGCCAAAGCAATAGCCGATCAAGAAAGGGAACAATCAATAAAAATCAAAGCTGAAGTAAACCGGATCAAAGCATTTGATCAATTAAAGTCAAAGCTTTTTGCGAATGTATCTCATGAATTAAGAACTCCATTGACGTTGATCATGGGAACGATTGACAAACACATTCAATCCGATGTAGGTGATGATTGGCATGTTCTCCGGAGGCATACAGACAGGCTGCTAAGGCTTATCAATCAGCTTTTGGACCTCTCAAAGATTGAGGCTAGTGAATACAGGCTTCAAAAAGAGTCAGGAGACATAATGAAGTTTCTTAGAGTCACTTTATCACTCTTCTCTTCGCTAACCTACAACAGAAAAATTACATTAAAAGGGACCATCCCTGATGATGCTGTTTGGCTAAAATTCGATAAAGATGCACTTGAAAAAATACTCTTCAACCTGCTCTCTAATGCCATAAAATTTACCTCTGAAAACTCAACTGTAGAGCTTTCAGCTGTTTATGAAAACGGACTTATTTTAAAAATATCTGATCAGGGTTTAGGAATTCCTAAAGCAGAAATTGATAAGGTTTTTGACAGGTATTATCAAGCAAAGAAGAATCGAAGTTCTGGAACAGGTATAGGCCTGTCCTTGACTAAAGAACTCGTTGAGTTACATGAAGGAACGATCAAAATAGAGAGTGAACCTGAGGAAGGATCTACTTTCATTGTGACCCTACCTCTAGAAAAAGCAGAAGCTGAACTAGTAACGATTGATTCACCACAAGAAACAAGCTCCGCCAATAGCCAGGCTAGTCCAAGTGGGAATAAAGAACTTGTTCTTGTCGTCGAAGACAATCTCGAACTATCCAATCATATTTTAGAAATTTTTCAGTCAGATTTTCAACTCATTCAAGTCTTTGATGGAGAAGAAGGGATTCACTTAGCTCAGCAAAGACTTCCTGATCTGATAGTCAGTGATGTCATGATGCAGCATACAGATGGATTCGAGCTATGCCAGACATTGAAAGAGAATGAACTGACCAGTCATATACCTATTATTTTGTTAACTGCTAAAACTGGAGAAACTGATAAACTACATGGGCTACACTTGGGTGCGGACGATTACATCGCTAAGCCATTTAGTGCTGAGGAACTCAAGATTCGAATTCGAAATCTTTTAAAATTACGAAAAAACCTAAAGGACAAATTCAGTCAAATCACTACACTGAATTCGGATGATATAGTGATAACCAGTGTAGATGAAATCTTTATTAAAAAGGTGATTTCTACAGTAGAAGATAGTTTGCATGACGAAGAATTTAATGTCGAGGATCTATGTTTTCAAATTGGCATAAGCAGGATGCAAATGCATAGAAAACTCACAGCTTTGACAGGTAAGTCTACTTCAGCTTTTATTAGACAACTCAGACTTCAAAGAGCAACTAAACTATTAGCAGCTGGAGAAACATCCTCCCAAACAGCCTATGCTGTTGGCTTTAACAGCCTCTCCTACTTTACTAAAGTTTTTAAAGAAGAGTATGGAGCCTCTCCTACGGAATTCATGACTAAACAGTCTTAGTCTACTACTAATCACAATCTAACTTCTAAGGATTGTTACATATGAGCTAAGAATAGTTACATAGTTTAAACTATGATTTTATGAGTGGATAGAACTTGCAAAACAAATTATTTCCACCAAAATATGAAGCTCAAATCACTCTCTATCATTTGCTCTATTCTAATTCTATCTAACTATTCCTATTCGCAGACACCAGTAAGCGGTACACTTTCAGTAAATACTACATGGAGCCTAGTAAATAGTCCGTATGAACTGACTGGAGATGTTACCGTAAGTACGGGTATAACACTCACAATTGAACCTGGCACAGAAATTCACTTTAGTTCTGGAGATGACCTCTTCGTAAATGGTACGTTAATCGCTGAGGGAACTGCTACAGATTCCATTCGATTTATTGGAGAAATCTCTGATGATGGTGGCATTGATTTACTTCAAGGAAGCGGTGCATCTACTTTTAGTTACATCAGTGCTTTCGAATTCGGAGATAACATCAGTACCAGAGGATATGCCATACATGTTAGAACTGCATCAAATGTACAGATCACACATTCAAGATTTGATGAATCCAGAGGAGTCGTTAAGGTATATGATGGTGCTACACCTACCCTGGATCAATTAACAATAACAAATGCTTTTACTGCTATCTATGTAGAAAATGGCCATCCTATAATTTCAAATAGTATAATTGATGGTACCG is a genomic window of Marinobacter alexandrii containing:
- a CDS encoding 7TM diverse intracellular signaling domain-containing protein, whose protein sequence is MIKAFLYLFLIQSIGSSNGDHLYLDGDRDEFLRPINTLDILIDSIGVLTFDDVLSRSEKFEVHDQFKPKDYCVTCTYWVKLTLEIPVKSEGQWMIEFYDQTIDSITAYIPKVSDGYQKDEAGDYFPFGEKSFAHKNFEWLINSDIKGKQEVYFRVKSHSYADIRLAVRTVNRFVYYSLNEYFLYGIFYGMIFIVSIYNLLIFSAIRERKYLYYTFYIASVFVYAMCVDGIAYQYLWPNLPGWNQIAYGTALFSLIFWSLLFTRRFLNTKVRSPRLHKILTWTIIIRTVIFVIALLFDHELFEYRNIELIPMTLIFYSSIRVWYKGYKPARFFVLAYGMLFLGFLIKALLFLSIIPFIILSYYSLHVCFLLEMLFLTFALSDRVRILKDNRDRALKRSIAQHKENAELKDKVNRELEEKIGERTKQLEEKNMELAETNQQLFQQTEAINKINSKLDLDNWKLKNNIKEVLQDRLINKNLTYEQFNEIFPSELTCLNFLDKLKWGNGFHCIKCENKKFSKGHHTFSKRCTKCGYDESITSNTIFHRVKFPLEKAFYILYIMSHDANEYTLDELSEMLNLRRNTIWNFKKKIAEKYQDEESKFQVKNIFSLHLDTSDYQK
- a CDS encoding ATP-binding protein, coding for MNSVLSTIINVGVSSEMPFDKSRQFRLVNISTLLAAGTTLPYIFIFFYKDIFLGIVALLFFLSFCSCLLLTKRRNYSKSRILLYVLSCTYLFVVSSALGRAASHHLMLIPVLLSIVLVFDFEEKSKLISLIGLVLFTFIALELTDFSLFSIPLTIQESRLFYYGSLSVAVLGSTTIGIFYFYLFGKQLEKNREMIETSKEIEHTINYFSSSLFGKNSVDEILWDVAKNCIGRLGFVDCVIYLLDESKQLLIQKAAFGSKNPYAFEIYKPMDIPVGDGIVGRVAETKEAIMIKDTSVDKRYIADDQRRLSELAVPLIYNQRIIGVIDSEHHKKDFFTIRHLNVLKTISSLCANKVAKAIADQEREQSIKIKAEVNRIKAFDQLKSKLFANVSHELRTPLTLIMGTIDKHIQSDVGDDWHVLRRHTDRLLRLINQLLDLSKIEASEYRLQKESGDIMKFLRVTLSLFSSLTYNRKITLKGTIPDDAVWLKFDKDALEKILFNLLSNAIKFTSENSTVELSAVYENGLILKISDQGLGIPKAEIDKVFDRYYQAKKNRSSGTGIGLSLTKELVELHEGTIKIESEPEEGSTFIVTLPLEKAEAELVTIDSPQETSSANSQASPSGNKELVLVVEDNLELSNHILEIFQSDFQLIQVFDGEEGIHLAQQRLPDLIVSDVMMQHTDGFELCQTLKENELTSHIPIILLTAKTGETDKLHGLHLGADDYIAKPFSAEELKIRIRNLLKLRKNLKDKFSQITTLNSDDIVITSVDEIFIKKVISTVEDSLHDEEFNVEDLCFQIGISRMQMHRKLTALTGKSTSAFIRQLRLQRATKLLAAGETSSQTAYAVGFNSLSYFTKVFKEEYGASPTEFMTKQS